The proteins below come from a single Erinaceus europaeus chromosome 20, mEriEur2.1, whole genome shotgun sequence genomic window:
- the SCN3B gene encoding sodium channel subunit beta-3 codes for MPAFNRLLLPASLVLVVWVSSCVQVCVEVPSETEAVQGFPMKLRCISCMKREEVEATTVVEWFYRPEGGKDFLIYEYRNGHQEVESPFQGRLQWNGSKDLQDVSITVLNVTLNDSGLYTCNVSREFEFEAHRPFVKTTRLIPLRVTEEAGEDFTSVVSEIMMYILLVFLTLWLLIEMIYCYRKVSKAEEAAQENASDYLAIPSENKENAAVPVEE; via the exons ATGCCTGCCTTCAACAGATTGCTTCTCCCGGCTTCCCTCGTGCTGGTCGTCTGGG TCAGCAGCTGTGTCCAGGTGTGTGTGGAAGTGCCCTCAGAGACCGAGGCCGTGCAGGGCTTCCCCATGAAGCTGCGCTGCATCTCGTGCATGaagagggaggaggtggaggcCACCACGGTGGTGGAGTGGTTCTACAGGCCCGAGGGCGGTAAAGACTTCCTT ATCTACGAGTAccggaatggccaccaggaggtgGAGAGCCCCTTCCAGGGCCGCCTGCAGTGGAATGGGAGCAAAGACTTGCAGGATGTGTCTATTACTGTGCTCAACGTCACCCTGAATGACTCTGGCCTCTACACCTGTAACGTGTCCCGGGAGTTTGAATTCGAGGCCCACCGCCCCTTTGTAAAGACCACACGGCTGATTCCCCTGCGGGTCACTGAAGAGG CTGGAGAGGACTTCACCTCTGTGGTCTCTGAAATCATGATGTACATCCTCCTGGTCTTCCTCACCTTGTGGCTGCTGATCGAGATGATCTATTGCTACAGGAAGGTCTCCAAGGCCGAAGAGGCTGCTCAAGAAAATGC GTCCGACTACCTAGCCATCCCATCTGAGAACAAAGAGAATGCAGCTGTGCCAGTGGAGGAATAG